In Mytilus edulis chromosome 6, xbMytEdul2.2, whole genome shotgun sequence, the following proteins share a genomic window:
- the LOC139526756 gene encoding uncharacterized protein, with protein sequence MANRHFKRAKKTKKAIMKKAFYQINRKIKIRSLKRKKSIEKAREYVKIFTTEKIKDDEILLLSKGLKYIPSPSTKFAKSSIASDFNEFARKLRCKYHFDKGDIFKRHPFLTKSGYKPELANNAIETYIFKTKVEIDNITINKAHDNLTTLERKAISSLKRNEKIVIRKADKNNTTVIWDKTEYINEGLRQLSSATHFMEIAKLNIIETNQKINTIIFEMHRKGVMDEITFKYLSAKRDLKPGRLYLLPKLHKLDPELIKSVQQNPTLYKNVRIQGRPIVSLSGTVLERIGQYLDKFMLPAVLKQETHLRDSLEFINIIEKLQVKPDAYLVSFDIKEMYNNMSHVEMIDAVKHAWPTIIKCKHTILLPPLRYILELLKIVLENNEFMFNGKFYKTSTGVPMGNSLSPEITDLRVYEVLNSILRTFQHKQKISSLYRFRDDGFFIYNEGTDDEISQFFEHANRQHALLKFTHEKSQTKMQFLDVLVFKGLRFRETGILDLTTFRKKTENYQYLERSSCHPSSTFRGIIKGEMLRFKRCTNDPVDLQTQYALFSERLIKRGYPKNDIKTVMQEVTAKQRIDTLVVKPKSVLQSPPLVFSTVFSRQKSHIKNNILKHWDKLKDDEEAKLLFDKRPLFAFRRHKNLKDIVTSATLNN encoded by the coding sequence ATGGCTAACAGACACTTTAAGAGagcgaaaaaaacaaaaaaggctaTCATGAAAAAGGCCTTCTATCAGATAAATAGAAAGATAAAGATTCGATCTCTCAAGaggaaaaaatcaattgaaaaagcacgtgaatatgttaaaatattcaccactgaaaaaataaaagacgATGAAATTTTGTTACTCAGTAAAGGATTAAAATATATACCGTCTCCCTCGACGAAATTTGCAAAATCTAGTATTGCATCAGATTTCAATGAATTTGCAAGAAAACtaagatgtaaatatcattttGACAAGGGTGATATTTTTAAACGTCATCCCTTTTTAACAAAATCTGGATATAAACCGGAACTTGCAAACAATGCCATTGagacatatatattcaaaactaAGGTTGAGATAGATAATATAACAATTAATAAAGCACACGATAATCTCACTACACTGGAAAGAAAGGCAATTTCTTCCCTCAAAAGAAACGAAAAAATAGTAATTCGAAAAGCAGATAAAAATAACACCACAGTGATCTGGGATAAAACAGAATATATAAATGAAGGTCTGAGGCAATTAAGTAGTGCTACTCACTTCAtggaaattgcaaaattaaacatTATAGAGACTAACCAGAAAATCAATACTATTATCTTTGAAATGCATAGAAAAGGGGTCATGGATGAAATCACCTTTAAATATCTTTCTGCTAAGAGAGATCTCAAACCAGGAAGGTTGTATCTTCTGCCTAAATTGCACAAACTTGATCCTGAACTAATAAAAAGCGTTCAACAGAATCCTACGCTGTATAAAAATGTCAGAATTCAAGGAAGGCCTATTGTTTCATTATCGGGTACTGTTTTAGAGAGAATAGGGCAGTATTTGGATAAATTCATGCTTCCAGCAGtattaaaacaagaaacacatttAAGGGACTCAttagaatttataaatattattgagaaattgCAGGTAAAACCTGACGCCTACTTAGTCAGTTTTGACATAAAAGAAATGTACAACAATATGTCCCATGTAGAAATGATTGACGCAGTCAAGCATGCTTGGCCTACGATAATTAAATGTAAACATACGATACTTTTGCCTCCGTTGCGATATATATTGGAACTTCTTAAGATAGTTCTtgaaaataatgaatttatgttcaatggtaaattttataaaacttcaactGGAGTTCCAATGGGAAATAGTTTATCACCTGAAATTACGGATCTGAGAGTTTATGAAGTCTTAAATAGTATTTTAAGGACTTTTCAACATAAACAGAAAATATCAAGTCTCTACAGGTTTAGGGACGATggcttttttatttacaatgaaggTACAGATGATGAAATATCACAATTCTTTGAACATGCTAACAGACAACATGCACTTCTAAAATTTACACACGAGAAATCACAaactaaaatgcagtttttagatgTGCTGGTATTCAAAGGTCTAAGATTTAGAGAAACAGGAATCTTAGACCTCACGACATTCCGAAAAAAGACTgaaaattatcagtatttagagAGATCCTCATGCCACCCCTCCTCTACTTTCAGAGGCATAATTAAAGGAGAAATGCTTCGCTTTAAGAGATGTACGAACGATCCAGTAGATTTGCAAACACAATATGCGTTATTTTCTGAGCgccttattaaaaggggatatccaaaaaatgatattaaaactgTTATGCAGGAAGTGACTGCAAAACAAAGAATAGACACATTAGTGGTAAAGCCCAAATCTGTATTACAGTCGCCTCCCTTGGTATTCTCCACAGTGTTTTCAAGACAGAAATCACACATAAAGAACAATATCTTAAAACACTGGGATAAATTAAAGGATGACGAAGAGGCAAAACTGTTATTTGATAAAAGACCTCTGTTTGCCTTCCGTAGGCATAAAAACTTGAAAGACATAGTAACATCAGCAACTCTGAATAATTAA